The following proteins come from a genomic window of Citrobacter europaeus:
- a CDS encoding LysR family transcriptional regulator yields MDRVMAATVFNHICDLGSLSAAARALGLSRPMVSRYLDEMEKWAGTRLIHRSSRRLTITPAGEEALLKTRSLAQLSLDIGAASAAQTPSGTLRVACAHFTALHILAPVLPAFLARYPQLRIEVEINNQPVSLVGERIDVAIRITENPEPGTIARRLGDCKSVLCASVDYLHQHGTPENIDDLTQHNCLYYSGFAGKSWHFLDAQGQAVSAAIRGNLSAGISSLLCESALAGIGVALVPELEAREGLAQRKLIRLLPELQPKCLPIYGLYLSREHQPAGLRLLLDALSEPEC; encoded by the coding sequence ATGGACAGAGTGATGGCGGCAACGGTATTCAACCATATCTGTGATTTGGGCAGTCTGAGTGCCGCCGCGCGCGCATTGGGGCTGTCACGCCCGATGGTCAGTCGATATCTCGACGAGATGGAGAAATGGGCGGGGACAAGGCTTATCCATCGTTCGTCGCGCCGTTTGACGATCACGCCAGCGGGTGAAGAGGCATTACTGAAAACACGTTCTCTGGCGCAACTTTCGCTGGATATTGGCGCCGCCAGCGCCGCACAAACGCCGTCCGGCACGTTACGTGTGGCCTGTGCACATTTTACTGCCTTGCATATCTTAGCGCCGGTTCTGCCCGCTTTTCTGGCGAGGTATCCGCAACTGCGTATCGAGGTGGAGATCAATAACCAACCGGTAAGCCTCGTGGGAGAACGTATCGATGTGGCGATCCGTATAACGGAAAACCCCGAGCCAGGGACTATCGCCCGTCGCCTTGGCGACTGTAAATCGGTGCTCTGTGCGTCTGTTGATTATCTGCATCAGCATGGCACTCCAGAGAATATCGATGATCTTACGCAGCATAATTGTCTCTACTACAGCGGTTTTGCTGGAAAATCCTGGCACTTTCTGGATGCCCAGGGCCAGGCTGTCTCTGCTGCAATCAGAGGTAATTTGAGCGCCGGGATCTCTTCGCTACTTTGTGAGTCGGCGTTGGCGGGAATAGGCGTTGCGTTGGTGCCTGAACTGGAGGCGCGGGAAGGGCTGGCACAGAGAAAACTGATTAGACTATTGCCCGAGCTTCAACCTAAATGCCTGCCGATATATGGTTTATACCTTTCTCGAGAGCATCAGCCAGCAGGGTTGCG